Part of the Georgenia sp. TF02-10 genome, GCGACGGGTACGCGACCGCCGCGGTGGACGGCGCGCTGGACCGGCTGGAGGCCGCGTTCGTCCAGCGCCGGCGCAGCGCGTTCGTCGCCGCGCGCGGCGAGCAGGCCTGGATGGACCGGGTCGCCGACCGGGCCACCACCCTCTACCCCCGCCTGCTGCGCCCCGCCGGGCAGCGCTTCGCCCCGCCGCCGTCGGGCCGGGGCTACGAGCGGGCCGCCGTCGACGCGCTGCTGGACCGGCTGATCGCCTACTTCGACGACGGCGGGGCGCTGACCTCCACCGAGCTGCGGACGGCGACGTTCCCCTCCGCCCGCGCGTCCCGCGCCTACCACGAGGGCACCGTGGACGCCTACCTCGACCGGGCCGTCGAGGTGCTGCTGGCGGTGGAGTGACGGTGCGTCCCACCGACCTGGTCCTGCTCGGTTCCACCGGCTCGATCGGCACCCAGGCCCTCGACGTCGTCGCCGCGGCGCCGCCGGGGACCTTCCGGGTGCGGGCGCTGGCCGCCGGCGGGGGGAACCTGGCCCTGCTCGCCGAGCAGGCGCTCGCCCACGACGTCCCCGTGCTGGCCGTGGCGAGCGCCGACCCGGCGGTGCCCGGCCGGCTGCGCGAGCTGCTCGCCGACGAGCGGGCCCGCACCGGCCGCGCCGACGGGCCCGAGCCGGAGATCCGCACCGGCCCGGACGCGGTGACCGAGGTCGCCGGCTCGCTCGGGCCGGCGGCGGGCCCGGCGGCCGGCGGGGACGGGCGCCGCGCCGTTGTCCTCAACGGCATCACCGGCTCGGTCGGGCTGGCGCCCACCCTGGCGGCGCTGCGTTCCGGGGCGACCCTCGCCCTGGCCAACAAGGAGTCCCTGGTGGTCGGCGGGGCCCTTGTCAAGGCCGCCCAGCAGCGGCCCGGCCAGGTGGTCCCGGTGGACTCCGAGCACTCCGCGCTCGCCCAGGCGCTGCGCGCCGGCCGGCACGAGAAGGGGATGACCGCCGACGTCGTCACCGGCCGCACCGAGGTCCGCCGGCTGGTGCTGACCGCCTCCGGCGGGCCGTTCCGCGGCGCCACCCGCGACCGGCTCGCCCGGGTCACCCCCGCCCAGGCCCTCGCCCACCCGACCTGGACCATGGGTCCGGTGGTGACCGTGAACTCCGCGACCCTGGTCAACAAGGGCCTGGAGCTCATCGAGGCGCACCTGCTCTTCGACGTCCCCGTCCCCGACATCACCGTCGTGGTCCACCCGCAGTCGGTGGTGCACTCCATGGTGG contains:
- a CDS encoding DivIVA domain-containing protein; this translates as MTTMFPTAGRARLGYDREQVEEFFARARAAYEAGDSRVGDGETGAGGAGASAVGDGARAGASPAGRAAAGDEDAGAGDDARPTGGDDGRPTGGDDGRPAGGDARPAGDDRLDADDVRGAAFDLVRDGYATAAVDGALDRLEAAFVQRRRSAFVAARGEQAWMDRVADRATTLYPRLLRPAGQRFAPPPSGRGYERAAVDALLDRLIAYFDDGGALTSTELRTATFPSARASRAYHEGTVDAYLDRAVEVLLAVE
- the dxr gene encoding 1-deoxy-D-xylulose-5-phosphate reductoisomerase; this encodes MRPTDLVLLGSTGSIGTQALDVVAAAPPGTFRVRALAAGGGNLALLAEQALAHDVPVLAVASADPAVPGRLRELLADERARTGRADGPEPEIRTGPDAVTEVAGSLGPAAGPAAGGDGRRAVVLNGITGSVGLAPTLAALRSGATLALANKESLVVGGALVKAAQQRPGQVVPVDSEHSALAQALRAGRHEKGMTADVVTGRTEVRRLVLTASGGPFRGATRDRLARVTPAQALAHPTWTMGPVVTVNSATLVNKGLELIEAHLLFDVPVPDITVVVHPQSVVHSMVEFHDGSTVAQASPPDMHLPIALGLTWPDRAVGVAAPCAWDQATAWTFEPLDDATFPAVGLARSAATASPSHPAVLNAANEQCVAAFLQGRLTYLGITDVVQEVLAAYSPPPAGPGGALALADVLGAEEWARARAEELIARRG